A window from Bacteroidota bacterium encodes these proteins:
- a CDS encoding PaaR repeat-containing protein, whose product MPSAVRITDVTTHGGTVVGPGMPTVLIGGMPAAVATDTHICAIPANTPHPQVSIFPMGSVTVLLGGKPALRTSDVCICGAAAAVGEPTVLIG is encoded by the coding sequence ATGCCCAGCGCAGTACGTATAACAGATGTAACAACACATGGCGGAACAGTAGTAGGCCCGGGCATGCCGACTGTTTTAATTGGCGGTATGCCGGCAGCCGTTGCGACAGATACACATATATGTGCTATACCTGCCAACACACCTCATCCGCAGGTTAGCATTTTTCCAATGGGGAGTGTGACAGTTTTACTCGGCGGTAAACCGGCTTTGCGTACAAGTGATGTTTGTATATGTGGCGCTGCTGCAGCGGTAGGTGAACCAACGGTGTTGATCGGGTAA
- a CDS encoding GPW/gp25 family protein yields the protein MPIIQNTDKSFLGRGWSFPPVFLKASKELVMTVEEEDIRMSLEILLATEIGERFLQPLYGCNLDRFVFEAMDATTSTELRMTVKRAIDLFEPRIRLFAVKLDTALLTEGRVDIAIEYTIITTNTRHNLVYPFYMNEAHNKTA from the coding sequence ATGCCAATCATTCAAAATACAGACAAATCATTTTTAGGAAGAGGCTGGAGCTTTCCACCGGTTTTTTTAAAAGCATCAAAAGAACTGGTAATGACAGTGGAAGAAGAAGATATAAGAATGAGCCTGGAAATTTTACTGGCTACTGAAATAGGAGAAAGATTTCTACAGCCTTTATACGGATGTAATCTCGACCGGTTTGTATTTGAAGCAATGGATGCCACTACATCAACAGAATTAAGAATGACAGTAAAAAGAGCTATTGATCTGTTTGAACCAAGAATAAGATTATTCGCAGTAAAACTGGATACTGCTTTATTGACTGAAGGTCGTGTTGATATCGCTATTGAGTATACAATCATTACCACCAATACAAGACATAACCTGGTATATCCTTTTTATATGAACGAAGCACATAACAAAACAGCATGA